A single region of the Methanophagales archaeon genome encodes:
- the istB gene encoding IS21-like element helper ATPase IstB: METERIKEQLKRLSLYRIAEIFEEEAAKASKVKTSYIGFLARLVEEEVLAKTDRSINARIAKAKFPQIKTIEGFDFSFQPSIPEAFIKELAELSFIGKAENVLFLGPPGVGKTHLSIALGLKACEKRKRVLFTYANELIEQLMAARVNGSFGKKLQILGRLELLIIDELGYLPINKEGANLFFQLISKRYEKGSIIISSNKPFEEWGEIFCDDVIASAILDRLLHHSHIIAINGPSYRTKEKMGATSNN, encoded by the coding sequence ATGGAAACAGAAAGAATAAAAGAACAACTTAAAAGACTCTCACTCTATCGTATAGCAGAGATATTTGAAGAAGAAGCAGCAAAGGCTTCAAAGGTAAAAACAAGTTATATTGGATTTTTGGCCCGACTTGTGGAAGAAGAAGTTTTGGCAAAGACAGATCGTTCTATCAATGCAAGGATAGCTAAGGCAAAATTTCCACAAATAAAGACCATAGAGGGATTTGACTTTTCCTTTCAACCTTCTATTCCAGAGGCCTTCATTAAAGAATTGGCAGAATTAAGTTTTATAGGAAAGGCAGAAAATGTGCTTTTTCTTGGTCCCCCTGGAGTAGGAAAGACTCATCTATCTATTGCCTTGGGTCTTAAGGCTTGTGAGAAAAGGAAAAGAGTACTTTTTACTTACGCCAATGAACTTATTGAGCAACTTATGGCTGCTAGAGTAAATGGTTCATTTGGGAAGAAGCTTCAAATTTTAGGTCGTCTTGAACTGCTTATTATAGATGAACTTGGTTATTTACCCATAAACAAGGAAGGGGCTAATCTATTTTTTCAGCTTATTAGTAAGAGGTATGAAAAGGGGTCTATTATAATCAGCTCAAACAAACCTTTTGAAGAATGGGGAGAAATATTTTGTGATGATGTAATTGCCTCAGCGATACTTGACAGGCTTTTGCATCATAGTCATATTATTGCCATTAATGGCCCTAGTTATAGAACAAAGGAGAAAATGGGAGCTACGAGTAATAACTAA